In Verrucomicrobia bacterium CG1_02_43_26, the sequence AATGAAGATGGGCAATTTCACCGCGCATATTTTCCAGGACATCATTCATAAAGGCTACGTAATCGCATTAGCCTATGGTGATATACGCTCTGAAAATGAAATTTTTACTCGAATACACTCTTCGTGTGTTACCGGGGAAACATTAAGAGCGTGTGATTGTGACTGCGCGCAGCAACTTGAAGGCGCATTGCAAAGAATCGCTGCCTCTGGGGCGGGCATCCTTTTCTATTTAATGCAAGAGGGTAGAGGCGTAGGATACATTGCGAAATCCAGGGATCGAATGCTTGTACAAGCGAGTAATGACGAGATTTCCACCTTTGAAGCGTATCGCTTGCTAGGGCTAAAACGCGATTATCGGCAATATCGCAATGTGAAGCCAATTTGCCAACTTTTGGGAATTGATCCGAAGTTTATATTGCTAACGAATAATCCGGACAAGGTAAATATCTTGAAAGATTTAGAGGTGAATATCATTCGTTCTGAGCGATTAGAAATTACGCCAACCCCGTATAATCTAGCTTATCTTACCTCTAAGATGGAAGCGGGCCATATGCTAACAAGCCCTCAGGAGCAAGAAGTTACCCGGATCAAGTTACCCGCGCAAGTGATCCCATTTAAGCCACATGCCGTGCAGAACGCGCAGCGATTTATATATGTTTCGAGTTATTTTTTGCCGGTATTGCCAGTAGAAGATGAAATAATTTTGTCTGAAACGGAGTTCAAGCAATGTTTCGGCACTCATTCGCCTGATGTCCTGATGCACAATCAACCCCCGTTGATTCTTTCGCACCAAAAGTTACAAGACAGGCGGTTTTCAATTAAGATACACCGCGATAATTTAACTCATTGGAAAAAGGAACATCAAGGGGATCCGTTAGGCGATCTTACCCACCTGCCGTATTGGTTTCGCGTACATGTTTATTTTGATATTGTAAGCTGCGAAGATTATGTAGTGCTCACTTATGGCAACGCAGAGCCGTATGATATACCGATAGTGCGGATACAAAGCGAATCCATCTTTAACCGTTTTCCGCTTGTAGACACGGATAATCGAGACAAATTTAAAGCGACGGTAAAGGCAATTGTACAACACGGAGTAGGGGCGATTGTATTATTGTATAATGATGGCAGGGGTGCGGGCTTTGGTGCGTATGCGGAAGATTTGATGTTGATTGAAAAAGGCCTTAGCCATAATACGGATGAATCCTACCAAAAACTGGGCGTGGGGTATGATAACCGTGACTATGAAGCAGCTATCACATTATTAAAAGAACATATCCCGAGTAACCATGTACAGATGGTGATGAATTCGCCGGACAG encodes:
- a CDS encoding GTP cyclohydrolase, giving the protein MPKEAFPNVSPEVRAILQRFTSEAFYINEDHAMRDRAIYSTTLYIATCDVKMKMGNFTAHIFQDIIHKGYVIALAYGDIRSENEIFTRIHSSCVTGETLRACDCDCAQQLEGALQRIAASGAGILFYLMQEGRGVGYIAKSRDRMLVQASNDEISTFEAYRLLGLKRDYRQYRNVKPICQLLGIDPKFILLTNNPDKVNILKDLEVNIIRSERLEITPTPYNLAYLTSKMEAGHMLTSPQEQEVTRIKLPAQVIPFKPHAVQNAQRFIYVSSYFLPVLPVEDEIILSETEFKQCFGTHSPDVLMHNQPPLILSHQKLQDRRFSIKIHRDNLTHWKKEHQGDPLGDLTHLPYWFRVHVYFDIVSCEDYVVLTYGNAEPYDIPIVRIQSESIFNRFPLVDTDNRDKFKATVKAIVQHGVGAIVLLYNDGRGAGFGAYAEDLMLIEKGLSHNTDESYQKLGVGYDNRDYEAAITLLKEHIPSNHVQMVMNSPDSLVKKPEYAEALNSHKIQVDKWIFLENF